In Paralichthys olivaceus isolate ysfri-2021 chromosome 12, ASM2471397v2, whole genome shotgun sequence, the genomic window TTAACTGGATTTAAGGGTGCTGTCtcttctgagtgccattctagtgtaattttttttaatgagggCTTTGTTCACACATTACTTACAACAAGATGTCATAGACATGTTATAACTACTAAATAgtgaaatactttttaaaagGCTGTAGACAGTATTTTCTAATTAACAGAGATATATCCAAACTCCATTCAGTAAAAAATCTCTGGCTCTAATATGTCAACATGATGAAGTAAGGACGTCTGAATCTAGCTGAATCCAAAGTTCAATAGAGGAtatctgtgtgaacacagaaCAGATGTATAAGATAATTCTTTGTGTAGTACAGGGGATGTTCACCTTCAGGTTGGTTATGAACTGGGGATGTTTCATGTGAGACTGGCTGGGTTCTGAACTCTGATCACTTTCATCATGATGATTCCatgttacacacactcacagaactGCAGTAACGTGCAGCGACTGCTGTTATATAACACCACTGGGCATGTGTCTACACACTTTACTGTGTACAACCTGTCGCCCAGAGTCAAACACGTGCTTCTCGTAACCTTCCGCTCACCTTGGCACTAGGTACACCTCTGGAGAAGTCGATGACGTCGCTGAAATCTGGCGGAGGGTTTCTTCTCTTGTAAAACTTGAATATTTTCCGAAATGCGTCTTCTCCACTCTCCACCATGGAGGCTGCCATCTTGGCCATGATGACGTAACTCGCCTGGCGACGCGAGTCTTCTTCGtcggacaaaaaaaaaaagacaagacgCTTGAATAACGTGGGGCTGCCATCTACGTTTTGTTAATCAAGCTaaacagtataataataataataataataacacttttTATTTAGAGTCAGTGGTTGCGTGACGTACCAGTTTGTGTCACGTGATAACGCGTCATAGGTCAGAGCGGAACTGCAAGGACGCAACATGGCGGCGCCAGCTAAGAAAGTCTTCGAGGTCTTCGTGTCTAAAATACCATGGACCGTAGCCAGCAGTGAGTACATGCAGCAGTTCTATCTGTCTCTCATATTTAATGGAAGCGTCTCTGTTCATGTGTCGTTTTGTTGTGTGCTGCTGCGGTGTGTCTTCAGCCATCAGCTCCGGCATGTGAGGGGGGGTGATGTGTAATGTTCTACAATCACAGGGCCTCCTGTCGTTTGTCTTTAAAATACTGTGCACCCCGTTTCCGGTTTGTCCGCCACCCCCAGCTCAAACTGATGGCATGCAATTCAACAGTCAGTGTTCTGGTGTTGATTCAACCCCATGGTCAGTTCGTGGTGTGTGTTACACACGTGCAATGCAACTTGATGCAAAGCTGGAACAACTGTAGGTTGTGTTGTGGTACACCACATTCATGCTAGCTGGGTATGATCTCTCACACCCTGGGAACTCGGTGCATGAGCGTCGGGAAGTCAGGTACATTTGTGAAGTGAGAAGTTGAGTGAAACTGGATTTGTGTTCGACCACAAGACATGTATGTGTGCTCATTTttcagaggagatgagagagtACTTTGGGCAGTTTGGCTCAGTGAAGAAGTGCCTTCTACCATTTGTAAGTTTACACAGCATTATGATGATTCATAATGGATAATAAGGAATTGTTACACTTGTGCTTgactgtgtactgtgtgtgttaccaggATAAAGATACGGGCTTCCACAGAGGCTTCTGCTGGGTTGGATTCTCGTCAGAGGAGGGACTGAACAATGCGCTTGAGAAAGACCCACATATTCTGGAGGGATCGAAGGTACAAGT contains:
- the slirp gene encoding SRA stem-loop-interacting RNA-binding protein, mitochondrial isoform X1; translation: MAAPAKKVFEVFVSKIPWTVASKEMREYFGQFGSVKKCLLPFDKDTGFHRGFCWVGFSSEEGLNNALEKDPHILEGSKLQVQRNRRPFVGQKSNRASEVD
- the slirp gene encoding SRA stem-loop-interacting RNA-binding protein, mitochondrial isoform X2 codes for the protein MISHTLGTRCMSVGKSEEMREYFGQFGSVKKCLLPFDKDTGFHRGFCWVGFSSEEGLNNALEKDPHILEGSKLQVQRNRRPFVGQKSNRASEVD